From the genome of Bacillota bacterium, one region includes:
- the groL gene encoding chaperonin GroEL (60 kDa chaperone family; promotes refolding of misfolded polypeptides especially under stressful conditions; forms two stacked rings of heptamers to form a barrel-shaped 14mer; ends can be capped by GroES; misfolded proteins enter the barrel where they are refolded when GroES binds) gives MSAKMILYSEDARKAMERGVNKLADTVKITLGPKGRNVVLDKKFGSPQIVNDGVTIAKEIELEDPYENMGAQLVKEVASKTNDIAGDGTTTATLLAQSIVREGLKNVASGANPMILKKGIEKTVEKAVELLKQNSEPIKGKEDMVFVATISSSDEEIGKLVADAMEKVTKDGVITIEESKTSETYIEIVEGMQFDRGYISPYMVTDSEKMEAVLENPYILITDKKISNVQDLLPVLELVVKEGGKILIIAEDVEGEALATLVVNKLRGTLQCAAVKAPGFGDRRKEMLQDIAILTGGQVISDDTGMSLKDVKLDWLGKAKSVKIEKENTIIVDGAGDPSAIKKRIEAIKKQIEITTSDYDREKLEERLAKLSGGVGIIRVGAATETEMKEKKLRVEDALNATRAAVEEGIVAGGGTAYINIIPEVKKFVDSLGGDEKTGGMIILRALEEPLRQIAVNAGFEGSVVVDKVKNSPKGIGFDALKEEYVDMIKAGIVDPTKVTRTALQNAASIATMILTTESSVAEKPKKETTPPAAPSYDMD, from the coding sequence ATGTCTGCTAAAATGATTCTCTATAGTGAAGATGCCAGAAAGGCTATGGAAAGAGGAGTTAACAAACTGGCGGATACTGTAAAAATTACTCTTGGTCCAAAAGGAAGAAACGTTGTACTGGATAAGAAATTTGGTTCTCCTCAAATTGTAAACGATGGTGTTACCATCGCAAAAGAAATTGAACTAGAAGATCCTTATGAAAATATGGGTGCACAGCTTGTAAAGGAAGTTGCAAGCAAAACCAATGATATTGCGGGTGACGGTACAACTACTGCAACTCTGCTTGCCCAGTCCATAGTAAGAGAAGGTCTGAAGAATGTTGCTTCAGGCGCTAATCCAATGATACTCAAGAAGGGTATAGAAAAAACCGTCGAAAAAGCTGTTGAACTTCTAAAACAAAACAGTGAACCAATAAAAGGTAAAGAAGACATGGTATTTGTTGCAACCATTTCCTCCAGCGATGAAGAAATAGGAAAACTTGTCGCTGATGCAATGGAAAAGGTTACAAAAGACGGGGTTATTACCATTGAAGAGTCAAAAACTTCCGAAACTTATATTGAAATAGTTGAAGGCATGCAGTTTGATAGAGGCTATATCTCACCGTATATGGTAACCGACAGTGAAAAAATGGAGGCTGTTTTGGAAAATCCCTATATATTAATAACTGATAAAAAGATAAGCAATGTACAGGACCTGTTGCCTGTTCTTGAGCTTGTCGTTAAAGAAGGCGGAAAAATCCTAATCATTGCTGAAGATGTTGAAGGTGAAGCTCTTGCTACTCTTGTTGTAAACAAGTTAAGAGGAACTCTCCAGTGTGCAGCTGTTAAAGCTCCAGGTTTTGGTGACAGAAGGAAAGAAATGCTCCAGGATATTGCTATTCTGACAGGGGGCCAGGTTATTTCAGACGACACCGGTATGAGTCTTAAAGATGTAAAACTGGATTGGCTTGGTAAAGCTAAATCAGTAAAAATAGAAAAAGAGAATACAATAATTGTTGACGGTGCCGGTGATCCTTCTGCAATCAAAAAGAGAATAGAAGCTATAAAGAAGCAGATTGAAATAACCACTTCCGATTATGATAGAGAAAAACTTGAAGAAAGACTTGCAAAACTTTCAGGCGGCGTAGGAATTATTAGAGTAGGAGCAGCTACCGAAACCGAAATGAAAGAGAAGAAGCTCAGGGTTGAGGATGCTCTCAATGCTACAAGAGCTGCTGTAGAAGAAGGCATTGTCGCCGGTGGCGGGACAGCCTACATCAATATTATTCCTGAAGTTAAGAAATTCGTAGATTCCCTGGGAGGGGATGAGAAAACAGGCGGCATGATTATACTTAGGGCTCTGGAAGAACCATTGAGACAGATTGCAGTAAATGCCGGCTTCGAAGGTTCTGTTGTTGTAGATAAAGTAAAGAACAGTCCTAAGGGTATTGGTTTTGACGCCCTTAAGGAAGAATATGTAGATATGATCAAAGCTGGAATCGTTGACCCAACAAAAGTTACAAGAACTGCACTTCAAAATGCAGCATCTATCGCTACAATGATACTTACAACTGAGAGCAGCGTTGCAGAAAAACCAAAGAAAGAAACCACTCCTCCGGCTGCTCCATCATATGACATGGATTAA
- a CDS encoding NADP-dependent isocitrate dehydrogenase yields MTKKIVMKVPLVEIDGDEMTRIIWKMIKELLLEPYIELKTEYYDLGLKKRDETCDNITIQAAYAIKKYGVGVKCATITPNAERVEEYNLKQIWKSPNGTIRAILDGTVFRAPIVVSSIKPSVRTWKKPITIARHAYGDVYKDVEYRIEKPGKVELVYTSVGGEEVRQLIHEFDGPGVVLGMHNLDKSIESFARACFNYALDQKQDLWFSTKDTISKKYDHTFKDIFQEVYNKEYKKRFEEANIEYFYTLIDDAVARVIRSEGGFIWACKNYDGDVMSDMVATAFGSLAMMTSVLVSPDGSYEYEAAHGTVQRHYYRYLKGEETSTNSMATIFAWTGALRKRGEKDGIPGLVEFADKLEASSIRTIEEGVMTKDLALLSEAADKKVVNTREFLLEIKKRLDDEFTRL; encoded by the coding sequence ATGACAAAGAAAATTGTAATGAAGGTACCTCTTGTTGAAATTGACGGGGATGAAATGACAAGGATTATATGGAAAATGATAAAGGAGTTGTTATTGGAACCCTACATAGAGTTGAAAACCGAGTACTATGACCTAGGTCTGAAAAAAAGGGATGAAACTTGTGATAACATTACCATACAGGCTGCCTATGCAATCAAAAAATACGGTGTTGGCGTAAAATGCGCAACAATAACTCCTAATGCTGAAAGAGTAGAAGAGTATAATTTAAAGCAAATTTGGAAGAGCCCGAACGGTACTATAAGGGCTATACTGGACGGCACAGTCTTCCGTGCCCCCATTGTTGTAAGCAGTATAAAGCCTTCTGTAAGGACATGGAAAAAGCCCATTACAATTGCCAGGCATGCATATGGAGATGTGTATAAGGATGTGGAATACCGCATTGAGAAACCAGGCAAGGTGGAGCTTGTCTATACTTCTGTAGGGGGAGAAGAGGTACGGCAGCTTATCCATGAGTTTGACGGCCCAGGGGTTGTCCTTGGAATGCATAACCTTGACAAATCAATAGAGAGCTTTGCCAGGGCTTGTTTTAATTATGCTTTGGACCAGAAACAGGACCTTTGGTTTTCAACAAAAGATACTATTTCAAAAAAGTATGATCATACCTTCAAAGACATTTTCCAGGAGGTTTACAATAAAGAATACAAGAAAAGGTTTGAAGAAGCAAACATAGAATATTTCTATACTTTAATAGACGATGCAGTGGCTCGTGTAATAAGGTCGGAAGGGGGTTTTATATGGGCATGTAAGAATTATGACGGAGATGTTATGTCCGATATGGTGGCAACGGCTTTCGGAAGCCTGGCAATGATGACTTCGGTACTTGTTTCCCCCGACGGCAGCTATGAGTACGAAGCAGCTCATGGCACAGTTCAGAGACACTATTACAGGTATCTCAAAGGTGAAGAGACTTCTACAAACTCTATGGCAACAATTTTTGCATGGACGGGAGCCTTAAGGAAAAGGGGAGAAAAGGACGGAATACCTGGACTTGTGGAATTTGCAGATAAATTGGAAGCATCTTCTATTAGAACAATTGAAGAAGGAGTAATGACAAAAGACTTAGCCTTGTTGTCGGAAGCTGCCGACAAAAAAGTTGTGAATACAAGGGAGTTTTTATTGGAAATTAAAAAGAGATTGGACGATGAGTTTACACGGCTCTAG
- the pabB gene encoding aminodeoxychorismate synthase component I has protein sequence MLIKEIKTSLDSFELYTIFKDNSFSFFLDSGVDHEKLGKYSFIGFDPQLVFKSKNNKINIIEKGVYRTFYGNPFQKLKEILSKYKIDYRSEFPFMGGLVGYLSYDLCHHIEKLPRTAIDDVNIPDCFLGMYDGIIIIDHVKNKVYIAALGIKDRAENIVTEISNKIYRAEEKSIKRNISNNISNINKKNNPVKLKANFTKDEYIKAIKKVKDYIKNGDIYQVNLTQRFECNMEGSPYELYAKLRNINPAPFASFIDFGEGYIVSSSPERFIQIKNRVIETRPIKGTRPRGKTPEEDSKNRNDLLSSEKDRAELLMITDLERNDLGKVSKIGTVKVTELFHLEEYATVYHLVSTIQGEMREDCDVIDCIMAAFPGGSITGAPKIRAMEIIDELEPTQRNVYTGSIGYIGLNGDIDLNIVIRTIICKDNKSYFQVGGGIVWDSDPELEYEETLHKAKALIEALNS, from the coding sequence ATGCTTATAAAGGAAATAAAGACTTCACTGGATAGTTTTGAGTTATATACCATTTTTAAAGATAATTCCTTTAGTTTTTTTCTGGACAGTGGTGTGGATCATGAAAAATTAGGGAAATATTCTTTTATTGGGTTTGACCCTCAATTAGTTTTTAAAAGCAAAAATAATAAAATAAATATCATAGAAAAAGGTGTATATCGGACTTTTTATGGTAATCCTTTTCAAAAGCTTAAAGAAATTCTTTCAAAATACAAGATAGACTATAGGAGTGAATTTCCCTTCATGGGCGGTCTAGTTGGATACTTATCCTACGACCTATGCCATCATATAGAGAAACTGCCCAGAACAGCTATTGATGATGTAAATATTCCAGATTGCTTTCTAGGTATGTATGATGGAATTATTATTATTGACCATGTAAAAAATAAGGTCTATATTGCAGCTTTAGGTATTAAAGATAGAGCGGAAAATATCGTTACCGAAATATCAAACAAAATATACCGGGCAGAAGAAAAAAGTATTAAAAGAAATATAAGTAATAATATAAGTAATATAAACAAAAAGAATAATCCAGTGAAATTAAAGGCTAATTTCACTAAAGATGAATACATCAAGGCAATAAAGAAAGTTAAGGATTATATTAAGAATGGAGATATCTATCAGGTAAATCTTACCCAACGTTTTGAATGTAATATGGAGGGAAGTCCCTATGAATTATATGCGAAGCTTAGAAATATTAACCCCGCTCCTTTTGCAAGTTTTATTGACTTTGGGGAAGGATATATTGTCAGCAGTTCACCGGAGAGATTTATACAGATTAAAAATAGAGTTATTGAAACCCGACCTATTAAAGGTACGAGACCAAGAGGAAAAACGCCGGAAGAAGATTCAAAAAACAGAAATGATTTGTTATCCAGCGAGAAAGATAGGGCAGAATTGTTGATGATTACAGACCTAGAGAGAAATGATCTGGGCAAAGTCTCAAAAATCGGCACGGTAAAAGTAACGGAGCTATTTCATTTAGAAGAATATGCAACTGTATATCATTTAGTTTCCACAATACAGGGAGAGATGAGGGAAGACTGTGATGTCATTGATTGTATTATGGCTGCTTTTCCGGGAGGCTCAATAACAGGAGCACCTAAAATTAGGGCTATGGAAATTATCGATGAACTGGAGCCTACTCAAAGAAATGTTTATACAGGTTCAATAGGGTATATAGGCCTTAATGGCGATATAGATTTAAATATTGTTATTAGAACAATAATATGTAAAGACAATAAATCCTATTTTCAAGTGGGTGGCGGTATTGTATGGGATTCAGATCCGGAACTGGAATATGAAGAGACTCTTCATAAGGCAAAAGCGTTGATTGAGGCACTAAACAGTTAG
- a CDS encoding aminotransferase class IV — translation MYISINCEFIQEEKALVSVSSEGFLYGYGVFETIKFDNKKIFFLKEHLERLKDGCYTLKLSLDYDTLFIQDHCNKLIAANNLKSGVLRILYAKNKNRNDLIISVRENKYKDEDYKKGFKLCFTDIKRNPYTPLTYIKSNNYVENLIARQGATERGYDEVIFLNIYEKICEGSMTNIFFVKDGTIHTPSIDCGLLPGIIRNKVIDIIDKLNLKFQIGEYTKEELLEADEIFLTNSLLEIMPVSQIEDKKLDLEKNFITKMLKDQYGFL, via the coding sequence ATGTACATTTCAATAAACTGTGAATTCATACAGGAAGAAAAAGCTTTGGTGTCAGTAAGTAGTGAAGGTTTTCTTTACGGTTATGGTGTATTTGAAACAATAAAATTCGATAATAAAAAAATCTTTTTTTTAAAAGAACACCTTGAAAGACTTAAAGATGGTTGCTATACATTGAAGCTTTCCCTAGATTATGATACATTGTTTATTCAGGATCATTGTAATAAATTAATTGCTGCTAATAACCTTAAGTCTGGGGTTTTGAGAATTTTATATGCAAAAAACAAGAACAGAAATGATTTGATTATTTCAGTAAGGGAAAACAAATATAAAGATGAAGATTATAAAAAGGGGTTTAAGCTTTGTTTTACTGATATAAAAAGAAATCCTTATACTCCGTTAACCTATATAAAGTCCAATAACTATGTGGAAAATTTAATAGCAAGACAAGGAGCAACGGAAAGAGGATACGATGAAGTTATATTTTTGAATATCTATGAAAAAATTTGTGAAGGTTCCATGACTAATATATTTTTTGTAAAAGACGGTACAATTCATACACCTTCCATAGATTGCGGGCTTTTACCGGGTATTATAAGAAATAAAGTAATAGATATCATAGATAAATTAAATTTGAAATTTCAAATAGGAGAATATACAAAGGAAGAACTACTGGAAGCAGATGAAATTTTTTTGACTAATTCCTTATTAGAAATTATGCCGGTATCACAAATAGAAGATAAAAAACTGGATTTAGAGAAAAACTTTATTACAAAAATGTTGAAAGATCAATATGGTTTCCTGTGA
- a CDS encoding helix-turn-helix transcriptional regulator yields MIIHKAKEELLTSNSSIKEIAYKLKFSDEFYFSRFFKKHTGIPPSKYRIQNKL; encoded by the coding sequence ATGATTATACATAAAGCAAAAGAAGAACTTCTTACGTCAAACTCAAGCATTAAGGAAATTGCCTATAAGCTTAAATTTTCAGATGAATTCTACTTCTCCCGCTTTTTTAAAAAACATACCGGCATTCCTCCATCAAAATATAGGATACAGAATAAGCTTTAG
- a CDS encoding Gfo/Idh/MocA family oxidoreductase has product MVKVGLIGLGFMGRTHLDNYIRLESEGYPVKLTAICDIDSEKFKGKFVEGNIGVGNADYDFSKYNLYTCIDEMLEKENVDYVDITLPTYLHAEVTIKALEKGFHVLCEKPMARTSKECRQMIEAAKKNGEKLMIGQCLRFWPEYEILKEYVDSGKFGKVTGAYFYRGGGSPIWSYQNWLLQKDKSGGCLLDQHIHDVDMINWLFGKPEKVSTIAKNIIPGSGYDIVSTNYIYEDGKVINAQDDWTLNGDYGFEMLYRVNFEKGNLIFKDGKLIINPNDGKSFVPEYPNEMGYYREIKYFIDCILNDKPITVAPPESTMETISIAEAEEASADNGGELTPVMY; this is encoded by the coding sequence ATGGTTAAAGTAGGTTTAATAGGTTTAGGATTTATGGGAAGGACACATTTAGATAACTACATACGTCTTGAATCAGAGGGCTATCCTGTAAAACTTACAGCAATCTGTGATATTGATTCCGAAAAGTTCAAGGGAAAGTTTGTAGAAGGCAATATAGGAGTAGGTAATGCCGACTATGACTTCAGCAAGTATAATCTTTATACTTGTATAGATGAAATGTTGGAAAAAGAAAATGTGGATTATGTAGATATTACTCTTCCGACTTACCTGCATGCTGAAGTTACTATAAAAGCCTTGGAAAAAGGTTTTCATGTGTTATGTGAAAAACCTATGGCCCGTACTTCTAAAGAATGCAGGCAAATGATTGAGGCCGCCAAGAAAAACGGGGAAAAATTAATGATAGGACAGTGCCTTCGTTTCTGGCCTGAATATGAAATTCTTAAAGAATATGTTGATAGCGGAAAATTCGGCAAAGTAACAGGCGCATATTTTTATAGAGGAGGAGGTTCGCCTATATGGTCATATCAAAACTGGCTTTTGCAGAAGGATAAGAGCGGAGGTTGCTTGCTAGATCAGCATATTCATGATGTAGATATGATTAATTGGTTGTTTGGGAAACCTGAAAAAGTATCCACAATAGCAAAAAATATTATACCGGGAAGTGGGTATGATATTGTTTCTACCAATTACATATATGAAGATGGAAAGGTAATAAACGCCCAGGATGACTGGACATTGAACGGCGACTATGGGTTTGAAATGCTTTACAGGGTAAACTTTGAAAAAGGGAATTTAATTTTTAAAGACGGCAAGCTTATAATAAACCCAAATGATGGGAAAAGCTTTGTTCCGGAATACCCTAATGAAATGGGGTATTATAGGGAGATTAAGTATTTTATCGACTGTATTTTAAACGATAAACCCATAACGGTAGCTCCTCCTGAAAGTACCATGGAAACGATATCCATTGCGGAGGCTGAAGAAGCTTCTGCTGATAACGGAGGAGAGCTGACGCCGGTAATGTATTAA
- the groES gene encoding co-chaperone GroES, with product MKIKPLGSRVLLKEIESEETTKSGIVLPSNAKEKPYIAEVIEVGPGETLEDGKEVKIEVKKGDKVLYSKYSGTEVKLDDEKYLIVKYDDILAILQ from the coding sequence ATGAAAATTAAACCTTTGGGAAGCAGGGTGCTACTGAAGGAAATTGAAAGCGAAGAAACTACCAAGAGTGGTATTGTCCTTCCTTCAAATGCCAAGGAAAAGCCTTATATTGCTGAAGTTATTGAAGTAGGACCCGGCGAAACATTAGAAGATGGGAAAGAAGTAAAAATCGAAGTTAAAAAGGGCGATAAGGTACTTTACAGTAAGTACAGCGGCACTGAAGTGAAGCTGGATGATGAAAAATATTTAATTGTAAAATATGATGATATACTTGCAATTTTGCAATAA
- a CDS encoding patatin-like phospholipase family protein, with translation MYGLVLEGGGAKGAYHIGVAKALVEMGIEIGGVAGTSVGALNGAMIVQGDLDKAYEVWYNINPSKIIKLTDHEEKELNDMETAGEKLSKKIERLKKIVTERGLDIGPLVQILNALINETKVRESAVDFGIVTFDLTSRKPVEIYKEDIPKGKLIDYLIASANLPFFKMKTIDGKIYIDGGVYNILPINLVQGKGYKDIIVVRTFGLGRVKKIDTTGLNIITIAPGENLGPILDFSAGRAQKNLAMGYFDTLKIFNKLKGKRYYIKPINDDDFFIKYLIGLENQKIEKVCSLFGLENVYGKRALFEYVIPKIADILGVPSNASYEDIAAVLVEEVARIYGVERFKVYTIEELIVEIKKKYKPEEENFIKEIPAFLRGMNLVSRIVRDKMVGSIAMELF, from the coding sequence ATGTATGGTCTTGTATTAGAAGGAGGCGGAGCAAAGGGCGCCTACCATATAGGGGTAGCTAAAGCTCTGGTTGAAATGGGAATAGAAATAGGCGGGGTTGCAGGGACTTCGGTAGGTGCCCTCAATGGGGCAATGATAGTCCAGGGCGACCTGGATAAGGCTTATGAGGTTTGGTACAATATAAATCCCTCCAAAATAATAAAGCTTACTGATCACGAAGAAAAAGAATTAAATGATATGGAAACTGCAGGGGAAAAACTAAGTAAAAAAATTGAAAGATTAAAGAAAATTGTAACAGAAAGGGGCCTGGATATAGGACCATTGGTTCAAATACTAAATGCACTGATAAACGAAACAAAAGTTCGGGAGTCTGCTGTGGATTTTGGAATAGTTACCTTTGATTTAACTAGCAGAAAACCCGTGGAAATATATAAAGAAGATATACCGAAAGGCAAATTAATAGATTACCTTATTGCAAGTGCAAATCTTCCATTTTTCAAGATGAAAACAATAGATGGGAAAATATATATTGATGGAGGAGTTTATAATATCCTTCCCATTAACCTTGTCCAGGGAAAAGGATATAAGGATATAATTGTAGTGAGGACTTTTGGATTGGGACGTGTAAAGAAAATTGACACAACAGGATTGAATATAATTACTATAGCTCCAGGAGAAAACCTTGGCCCGATTCTGGACTTTAGTGCGGGAAGGGCACAGAAAAACTTGGCTATGGGTTATTTTGATACATTGAAAATTTTTAATAAGCTAAAGGGCAAAAGATATTATATTAAACCTATAAACGATGATGATTTCTTTATTAAGTATTTAATAGGGCTGGAAAATCAAAAAATTGAAAAAGTATGCAGTTTATTCGGGTTGGAAAATGTATATGGCAAGAGGGCACTTTTCGAGTATGTTATACCGAAGATAGCAGACATATTGGGAGTGCCTTCAAATGCTTCTTATGAAGACATAGCGGCTGTCCTGGTTGAAGAGGTTGCGCGAATTTACGGCGTAGAGAGGTTCAAGGTATATACTATAGAAGAATTAATTGTGGAAATTAAAAAGAAATATAAACCGGAAGAGGAAAACTTTATAAAAGAAATACCCGCTTTCTTGAGAGGTATGAATCTTGTTTCCAGGATTGTAAGGGACAAAATGGTGGGAAGCATAGCCATGGAGCTGTTTTAA
- a CDS encoding LacI family DNA-binding transcriptional regulator — protein sequence MKRKSSVSSRDVAREAGVSQATVSYILNNVSDVKIKPETRQAVLDAVKKLNYHPNQIARGMKLKKSMSVGVVTDRNVTNFYFMKALEGIRDGLQEDNYSITLLFNKHEGIEEAEFIKYYSSNRIDGIIFAFASVGDGEIEYMDNIGLPYVIVDTHPSGRNVHEVCTDHLAYIQNVIGYFKSKGVQNVAYTGPVPKCRADRRLEAFKNALAFHGYELKEDFIIRSTFDDNEVCKAIKGLFEDNYCKPDAILAGSPRFGMLTVKSCQMLDIKIPEDVRIIAVGSSNFFDLIHPPLSSIELPLYDMGFKAAQMLLEIINGGDMEMTLILPSELILRESS from the coding sequence ATGAAACGTAAAAGTTCGGTATCAAGCCGGGATGTAGCAAGGGAAGCTGGAGTGTCACAGGCTACAGTCTCATATATACTAAATAATGTAAGTGATGTTAAAATAAAGCCTGAAACCAGGCAGGCAGTACTTGATGCTGTAAAAAAACTGAATTACCATCCAAATCAAATTGCGCGGGGAATGAAACTTAAAAAATCGATGTCTGTAGGTGTTGTTACTGATAGAAATGTTACCAATTTTTATTTTATGAAAGCCCTGGAGGGTATTAGAGACGGTCTTCAGGAAGATAATTATTCTATAACCCTTCTGTTTAACAAACATGAGGGCATAGAAGAGGCGGAATTTATCAAATACTATAGTTCAAATAGGATAGACGGTATAATATTTGCTTTTGCTTCTGTTGGGGATGGTGAGATTGAATATATGGACAATATAGGATTACCATATGTAATTGTAGATACTCATCCTTCAGGAAGGAATGTCCACGAGGTATGTACAGACCATCTTGCCTATATTCAAAATGTGATAGGTTACTTTAAATCCAAGGGAGTACAAAATGTGGCATATACGGGGCCTGTACCAAAATGCAGGGCTGACAGAAGGCTTGAAGCCTTTAAAAATGCTTTAGCTTTCCATGGTTATGAGTTAAAAGAAGATTTTATTATCCGGAGCACATTCGATGATAATGAGGTATGCAAAGCAATAAAAGGACTTTTTGAAGATAATTACTGCAAACCTGATGCTATACTTGCAGGTTCTCCCAGATTTGGCATGCTTACTGTGAAGTCCTGTCAGATGCTTGATATAAAAATACCTGAAGATGTTCGTATTATAGCCGTAGGTTCCTCAAATTTCTTTGACCTTATTCACCCACCCCTATCTTCAATCGAACTGCCTCTTTATGATATGGGGTTTAAAGCAGCGCAAATGCTTCTGGAAATAATTAATGGGGGTGATATGGAAATGACGTTAATACTGCCTTCTGAACTTATTCTAAGAGAGTCTTCATGA
- a CDS encoding CopG family transcriptional regulator, with product MLLKIKHIAVDRQTSVSRLLAKTLEEIVEKEDSYIKARQHHLEILEKGIDMNTKGEINWKRDDIHER from the coding sequence TTGCTACTTAAAATCAAGCATATTGCTGTAGACAGACAAACTTCGGTGTCGAGACTTCTGGCAAAAACCCTGGAGGAGATAGTTGAAAAGGAGGATTCCTATATAAAAGCCAGGCAGCACCATTTAGAAATCCTGGAAAAGGGCATAGACATGAATACCAAAGGTGAAATTAACTGGAAGAGGGATGACATTCATGAACGATAA